Proteins from one Oscillatoria nigro-viridis PCC 7112 genomic window:
- a CDS encoding DUF1830 domain-containing protein yields MAQILDPVPSDSDSKILCCYVNATSQIQIARITNIPNWYFERVVFPGQRLVFEAIRASALEIHTGMMASAILSDKIPCDRLQINEGPYSNLNPSRSAEAVQGDRTAVAGRPKSREISEPLTVPALTAVD; encoded by the coding sequence ATGGCTCAAATTCTTGACCCCGTACCCTCAGACAGCGACAGCAAGATTCTGTGCTGCTACGTCAACGCCACCAGTCAAATTCAGATTGCTCGTATCACCAACATCCCTAACTGGTACTTTGAACGAGTAGTATTTCCCGGACAGCGCTTAGTGTTTGAAGCGATACGGGCCTCGGCATTGGAAATTCACACCGGCATGATGGCCAGTGCAATTTTGTCCGATAAAATTCCTTGCGATCGCTTGCAGATTAACGAAGGCCCCTATTCAAACCTCAATCCTAGCAGATCCGCAGAGGCAGTTCAGGGCGATCGAACAGCCGTGGCCGGCCGCCCCAAATCCAGAGAAATCTCAGAACCTTTGACTGTACCGGCGCTAACCGCCGTCGATTAA